A part of Streptomyces sp. NBC_01235 genomic DNA contains:
- a CDS encoding radical SAM protein, protein MTQAPAPRRKVDRDEVFVEFTKSICPLCKTPIDAQVNIRQNKVYLRKRCPDHGEFEALVYGDAEEYLSSARFNKPGTIPLTFQTEVKEGCPSDCGLCPEHKQHACLGIIEVNTGCNLDCPICFADSGHQSDGYAITHEQCERMLDAFVASEGEAEVVMFSGGEPTIHKHILDFIDLAQARPIKNVNLNTNGIRLATDKNFVAELGKRNQVPGKSVNIYLQFDGFDERTHREIRGRDLRTFKQRALDNCADAGLTVTLVAAVERGLNEHELGAIIEYGIDHPAVRSVAFQPVTHSGRHVPFDPLNRLTNPDVIRLINEQRPGWFQKGDFFPVPCCFPTCRSITYLLVDGEPGNRTVVPIPRLLNVEDYLDYVTNRVMPDAGTREALEKLWSASAFMGTATTEEKLRATAEALDCADACGIDLPQAVKDLDDKAFMIVVQDFQDPYTLNVKQLMKCCVEEITPDGRLIPFCAYNSVGYREQVRAAMSGVAVADVVPNALPLADRLTVTPYGSKTALTGPTVEEDAR, encoded by the coding sequence ATGACCCAGGCACCGGCGCCGAGGCGCAAGGTGGACCGGGACGAGGTGTTCGTGGAGTTCACCAAGTCGATCTGCCCGCTGTGCAAGACCCCCATCGACGCGCAGGTCAACATCCGCCAGAACAAGGTCTATCTGCGCAAACGCTGCCCCGACCACGGCGAGTTCGAGGCCTTGGTCTACGGGGATGCCGAGGAGTATCTGTCCTCGGCCCGCTTCAACAAGCCCGGCACCATCCCCCTCACCTTTCAGACCGAGGTGAAGGAGGGCTGCCCGTCGGACTGCGGGCTGTGCCCGGAGCACAAGCAGCACGCCTGCCTGGGGATCATCGAGGTCAACACCGGCTGCAACCTGGACTGCCCGATCTGCTTCGCCGACTCCGGCCATCAGAGCGACGGATACGCGATCACTCATGAGCAGTGCGAGCGGATGCTGGACGCGTTCGTGGCCTCCGAGGGGGAGGCGGAGGTGGTGATGTTCTCCGGCGGCGAGCCCACCATCCACAAGCACATCCTCGACTTCATCGACCTCGCCCAGGCCCGCCCGATCAAGAACGTCAACCTCAACACCAACGGCATCCGCCTGGCCACCGACAAGAACTTCGTCGCCGAACTCGGCAAACGCAATCAGGTGCCGGGCAAGTCGGTGAACATCTACCTGCAGTTCGACGGCTTCGACGAGCGCACCCATCGCGAGATCCGGGGCCGGGACCTGCGGACGTTCAAACAGCGTGCCCTGGACAACTGCGCCGATGCCGGGCTGACCGTCACCCTGGTGGCGGCCGTGGAACGGGGTCTGAACGAGCACGAACTCGGGGCGATCATCGAGTACGGCATCGACCATCCCGCTGTTCGCTCGGTCGCATTCCAGCCGGTCACCCACTCCGGTCGGCACGTGCCGTTCGACCCCCTGAACCGGCTCACCAACCCCGACGTCATCCGACTGATCAACGAGCAACGCCCGGGCTGGTTCCAGAAGGGCGACTTCTTCCCCGTACCGTGCTGCTTCCCCACCTGCCGCTCCATCACCTACCTCCTGGTGGACGGCGAACCGGGAAACCGCACCGTCGTGCCGATCCCGCGGCTGCTGAACGTCGAGGACTACCTCGACTACGTCACCAACCGGGTGATGCCCGACGCCGGGACCCGCGAGGCGCTGGAGAAGCTGTGGTCCGCCTCTGCCTTCATGGGCACCGCCACCACCGAGGAGAAGCTGCGGGCCACAGCCGAGGCCCTGGACTGCGCGGACGCCTGCGGCATCGACCTGCCCCAGGCCGTCAAGGACCTGGACGACAAGGCGTTCATGATCGTGGTCCAGGACTTCCAGGATCCCTACACCCTCAACGTCAAACAGCTGATGAAGTGCTGCGTCGAGGAGATCACCCCCGACGGGAGGCTCATTCCGTTCTGCGCGTACAACTCCGTCGGCTACCGCGAACAGGTCCGCGCCGCGATGTCCGGCGTGGCCGTCGCCGATGTTGTTCCGAACGCACTGCCGCTTGCCGACCGGCTCACGGTTACCCCGTACGGCTCCAAGACCGCCCTCACCGGGCCCACCGTCGAGGAAGACGCACGATGA
- a CDS encoding class I SAM-dependent methyltransferase yields MTDRNPFPSGPTADELKACCAAAYSSDVVALLLGDSYHPGGTALTRHLADCLALGENHRMLDVASGRGTTALLLAGTYGVQVGGLDYSPANTALAQGAAQAAGLAERAEFTTGDAEQLPYPDGFFDALVCECALCTFPDKAQAAAEFARVLKPGGRLGITDVTIDPAHLPSELTGLSARIACIADARPLEEYSQILAAAGLRTRRTEHHDQAMLRMINQIEARLNLLRMTAPDKLTDAGVKLDAAPVVLEAARTAVADGVLGYAMLIAERVTE; encoded by the coding sequence ATGACCGACCGGAACCCGTTCCCGTCCGGCCCGACCGCCGACGAGCTCAAAGCCTGCTGTGCCGCCGCGTACTCCTCGGACGTGGTCGCACTGCTCCTGGGGGACTCCTATCATCCCGGCGGCACCGCCCTGACCCGCCACCTCGCCGACTGCCTGGCCCTGGGCGAGAACCACCGCATGCTCGACGTGGCCTCCGGCCGCGGCACCACCGCCCTGCTCCTCGCCGGCACCTACGGTGTTCAGGTCGGCGGCCTGGACTACTCGCCGGCCAACACCGCCCTCGCCCAGGGCGCAGCCCAGGCCGCGGGACTCGCCGAGCGAGCCGAGTTCACGACCGGGGACGCCGAACAGCTTCCCTACCCAGATGGCTTCTTCGACGCGCTGGTCTGCGAGTGCGCCCTGTGCACCTTCCCCGACAAGGCCCAGGCCGCCGCCGAGTTCGCCCGCGTCCTGAAACCCGGCGGCCGACTTGGCATCACCGACGTCACCATCGACCCTGCACACCTTCCCTCCGAGCTCACCGGCCTCAGCGCCCGCATCGCCTGCATCGCCGACGCCCGGCCACTGGAGGAGTACAGCCAGATCCTGGCCGCCGCAGGCCTACGCACCCGGCGCACCGAGCACCACGACCAGGCCATGCTGCGCATGATCAACCAGATCGAAGCACGGCTGAACCTGCTGCGCATGACCGCACCGGACAAGCTCACCGACGCCGGCGTCAAGCTCGACGCCGCCCCAGTCGTCCTCGAAGCAGCCCGCACGGCGGTCGCGGACGGTGTCCTCGGTTACGCCATGCTGATCGCCGAGCGCGTAACCGAGTAG
- a CDS encoding HAD hydrolase-like protein, which produces MGRRRSSTWKPHPRAYRYAVEHARVRPEQAMLVATHPWDVDGAQRAGLSGAWLRRGRTAYPSSLTEPALAAEDRAELARLLG; this is translated from the coding sequence GTGGGACGTCGCCGGTCCTCGACGTGGAAGCCACACCCCCGCGCCTACCGCTACGCGGTCGAACACGCCCGTGTTCGCCCTGAGCAGGCGATGCTGGTCGCCACCCACCCGTGGGATGTCGACGGCGCCCAGCGGGCAGGGTTGTCCGGCGCCTGGCTGCGACGCGGGCGTACCGCCTACCCGAGTTCGCTGACCGAGCCCGCCCTCGCCGCGGAGGACCGGGCAGAACTCGCGCGTCTCCTCGGCTGA
- a CDS encoding Crp/Fnr family transcriptional regulator: protein MNHTGDDVEKTWCISEVDIFRDLSDAEMDAIAAAAPMKTYSTGELLHSPSQPSEVLFILKRGRVRIFRVSADGRALTCAIISPGTIFGEMALLGQRMYDNFAEALDEVVVCVMSRADVQKFLLSDARIAARITEILGQRLADLEQRLSDSIFKSVPQRIATTLTTLATRSDTPVGKLRPGAHHPQIALTHEQLAALAGTSRETTTKVLREFADHGLLRLARGRITVLDPARLLDEAG from the coding sequence ATGAACCACACCGGTGACGATGTCGAGAAGACCTGGTGCATCTCCGAAGTCGACATCTTCCGCGACCTGAGCGACGCGGAGATGGACGCCATCGCCGCCGCGGCACCGATGAAGACCTACAGCACAGGCGAGCTGCTGCACTCACCCTCCCAGCCCTCCGAAGTGCTGTTCATCCTAAAAAGGGGCCGGGTGCGGATCTTCCGGGTCTCCGCCGACGGACGCGCCCTGACCTGCGCGATCATCAGCCCGGGCACCATCTTCGGCGAGATGGCCCTGCTCGGGCAGCGAATGTACGACAACTTCGCCGAGGCCCTCGACGAAGTTGTCGTGTGCGTCATGAGCCGCGCCGACGTGCAGAAGTTCCTGCTGTCCGACGCACGGATCGCCGCTCGCATCACAGAGATCCTCGGCCAACGCCTCGCCGACCTTGAGCAACGCCTGTCCGACAGCATCTTCAAGTCCGTTCCCCAGCGCATCGCAACCACGCTGACCACCCTCGCTACCCGCTCCGACACCCCTGTAGGCAAGCTCCGGCCAGGCGCGCACCATCCGCAGATCGCCCTGACCCACGAACAACTCGCCGCCCTGGCCGGCACCTCCCGCGAAACCACCACCAAGGTCCTGCGCGAGTTCGCCGACCACGGCCTGCTCCGCCTGGCCCGCGGTCGCATCACCGTCCTGGACCCCGCCCGCCTGCTCGATGAGGCCGGGTAA
- a CDS encoding site-specific integrase, protein MDSGQHQGRSPHTVEAYAHDLRDFFEWTSQRDADFRHLGLEDLAEFFVWLQRSRPARQPGVYSKPVCRATLSPSGTRT, encoded by the coding sequence GTGGACAGCGGACAGCATCAAGGACGCTCGCCCCACACCGTGGAGGCGTACGCGCACGATCTGCGGGACTTCTTCGAGTGGACCAGCCAACGCGACGCCGACTTCCGGCACCTGGGCCTCGAGGACCTCGCGGAGTTCTTCGTCTGGCTGCAACGATCGCGCCCGGCGCGCCAGCCGGGCGTGTACTCGAAGCCGGTGTGCCGCGCAACGCTCTCACCCAGCGGCACACGGACCTGA
- a CDS encoding sensor histidine kinase gives MDRCSRQSDDVFAGVARGEVSPRAARALWWGSASLVLAVLGTSVLVAGAERGWRLPVAVALVLVQVCALRWQTRAPVAVLTVNAAAGLAVWALLPAVTLTGALLAAQVSLCVLSATRPRRVSVGALAAMCLPALLAFGVGGLAGLTVYLLTVVLAWTAGQWRRAQQARMRAEMRRAVVEERARIAREVHDVVAHTLSVMVIQAGAAGDVFTQRPEQARQALRAIETGARSALGELRLLLRAFRPDAGEDGAGKQREPGPSLARLDELADTVRATGMTVHVHHEGAIEGLPATVDLAAYRIVQEALTNTLRHAAGADKVSVRVTVEGECVKVAVVDNGRTPQGRSAAAGAGRGLVGMKERARLVGGSLRAGPLPQGGFEVAAQLPVEGA, from the coding sequence GTGGATCGCTGCAGCAGACAGTCGGACGACGTGTTCGCCGGGGTAGCGCGGGGAGAGGTGTCGCCCCGGGCTGCCCGGGCGCTGTGGTGGGGGTCGGCCAGTCTGGTGCTCGCTGTCCTCGGCACCTCGGTGCTCGTCGCCGGCGCGGAGCGCGGCTGGCGACTGCCCGTGGCCGTGGCCCTGGTTCTTGTGCAGGTCTGTGCCCTGAGGTGGCAGACGCGTGCCCCGGTTGCCGTACTAACCGTGAATGCGGCGGCGGGGCTCGCGGTGTGGGCGTTGCTGCCTGCGGTGACCTTGACGGGAGCGCTGCTCGCGGCGCAGGTCTCGTTGTGCGTGCTGTCGGCCACCAGGCCGCGGCGGGTGTCGGTGGGGGCACTGGCGGCGATGTGCCTGCCGGCGCTGCTGGCGTTCGGGGTGGGCGGCCTGGCGGGTCTGACGGTCTATCTGCTGACGGTGGTTTTGGCGTGGACCGCGGGGCAGTGGCGCAGGGCGCAGCAGGCGCGGATGAGGGCGGAGATGCGCCGGGCTGTGGTGGAGGAGCGCGCGCGGATCGCCCGCGAGGTGCACGACGTCGTGGCGCACACCCTGTCGGTGATGGTCATTCAGGCGGGCGCCGCCGGCGACGTGTTCACCCAGCGGCCCGAACAGGCCCGTCAGGCGCTGCGGGCCATTGAGACGGGCGCCCGCTCGGCGCTGGGCGAGCTGCGCCTGCTGCTGCGGGCGTTCCGGCCCGACGCGGGGGAGGACGGAGCCGGGAAGCAGCGGGAGCCGGGACCCTCGCTCGCCCGCCTGGACGAGCTGGCCGACACCGTGCGCGCGACCGGGATGACCGTGCATGTGCACCACGAGGGCGCCATCGAAGGGCTGCCGGCCACGGTGGACCTAGCGGCGTACCGGATCGTCCAGGAGGCCCTCACCAACACGCTGCGCCACGCGGCCGGCGCCGACAAGGTGAGCGTGCGCGTGACAGTCGAAGGGGAGTGTGTGAAGGTTGCGGTGGTCGACAACGGGCGTACGCCGCAAGGCCGTTCGGCCGCAGCGGGGGCGGGGCGAGGTCTTGTGGGGATGAAGGAGCGCGCACGGCTCGTGGGCGGCAGCCTGCGCGCCGGTCCGCTGCCTCAAGGCGGGTTCGAGGTGGCGGCGCAGCTGCCGGTGGAGGGCGCGTGA
- a CDS encoding response regulator transcription factor, translating into MTLRVVVADDQALVRTGFRMIIDARDDLEVVGEASDGQEAVRLTRELAPDVVLMDVRMPVVDGIEATRQIAESGSGARVLVLTTWDVDAHVVAALRAGASGFLLKDMRPAELVDAIRLTARGDALLAPTVLSRVLDRFLRTTPDPAPPPSLGKLSGREREVLTLIGQALSNAEIAERLRLSEATVKNHVTAVLRKLGLRDRVQAVVAAYDHDLVQPRRP; encoded by the coding sequence ATGACGCTGCGCGTGGTGGTGGCCGACGACCAGGCCCTGGTCCGTACCGGATTCCGCATGATCATCGACGCCCGGGACGACCTCGAGGTGGTCGGTGAGGCGTCCGACGGCCAGGAGGCGGTGCGGCTGACGCGGGAACTGGCGCCCGACGTGGTGCTGATGGACGTACGCATGCCCGTCGTGGACGGCATCGAGGCAACCCGGCAGATTGCGGAGTCGGGTAGTGGGGCCCGGGTGCTCGTGCTGACCACCTGGGACGTGGACGCGCACGTGGTCGCCGCCCTGCGGGCGGGGGCGAGCGGCTTCCTGCTCAAGGACATGCGCCCCGCCGAACTCGTCGACGCGATCCGCCTCACCGCGCGCGGCGACGCGCTGCTGGCGCCGACCGTGCTGAGCCGCGTCCTCGACCGGTTCCTGCGCACCACGCCCGACCCGGCGCCACCGCCCTCCCTGGGGAAGCTCTCCGGCCGCGAGCGGGAGGTGCTCACCCTGATCGGGCAGGCGCTGTCGAACGCGGAGATCGCCGAGCGGCTGCGCCTGTCGGAGGCCACCGTCAAGAACCATGTCACCGCGGTGCTGCGCAAACTGGGCCTGCGCGACCGCGTGCAGGCCGTCGTCGCCGCCTACGACCACGACCTCGTGCAGCCGCGCCGCCCCTGA
- a CDS encoding GOLPH3/VPS74 family protein: MTDDLACLMYLLAYDDATEGPYDRSRTELLVRAAALVDLALRGRLGEVDGTVTVSGTQPTGDLVLDGVLRDAAAGHGWKHLVRRHRKRTLTQVEDRLATAGLLTVKAPRTRFGTRRLTVSDRAVPAALRARVSVALHGDGPVTEIHAGDAALLALAAVGGIRSVVSRQDHNTFRARIDACTGHLATFAPGLEKAVRTLPTTMIAAQGGMGGS; encoded by the coding sequence GTGACCGACGACCTGGCCTGCCTCATGTATCTGCTTGCCTACGACGACGCGACCGAAGGCCCCTACGACCGTTCCCGCACGGAGCTGCTGGTCCGTGCCGCCGCCCTGGTCGACCTCGCGTTGCGCGGCCGTCTGGGGGAGGTGGACGGCACGGTCACCGTGTCCGGCACGCAACCCACCGGCGACCTGGTCCTGGACGGTGTGCTGCGCGACGCCGCCGCCGGGCACGGCTGGAAGCACCTCGTGCGCCGCCACCGCAAGCGGACCCTGACGCAGGTGGAGGACCGGCTCGCTACGGCGGGACTCCTCACCGTGAAGGCGCCCCGCACCCGCTTCGGCACACGGCGGCTGACCGTGAGCGACCGCGCCGTGCCCGCCGCACTGCGGGCCCGCGTGTCCGTGGCACTGCACGGGGACGGCCCCGTGACCGAGATCCACGCCGGCGACGCCGCACTGCTGGCGCTGGCCGCGGTGGGCGGCATCCGCTCGGTTGTCTCACGGCAGGACCACAATACCTTCCGGGCCCGTATCGACGCCTGCACGGGGCATCTCGCCACCTTCGCGCCGGGCCTGGAGAAAGCGGTACGCACACTGCCGACGACCATGATCGCCGCGCAGGGCGGCATGGGCGGCAGCTGA
- a CDS encoding carboxylesterase/lipase family protein, whose protein sequence is MSMHRILTTLGCALTAVLATAWSAAPPTQPARPPVTTVRIHDGPVRGAAHDGYRTFEGIPYAAPPVGRLRWAPPRRAAPWSGVRDATRPASACPQPAGEVPGGSTDEDCLHLNVTTPDGAGRAHPRPVVVWLHGGGFTSGAGSSYDAHRMATRGDVVVVTVNYRLGALGFLAHSGLPGSGTFGLADQQAALRWVRAEISAFGGDAHNVTLAGESAGGYSVCAQLASPAAAGLFDRALIESGPCTGRPDRPFAPSSVPLSAARAAGAGLAAKVGCGSARDVMACLRRVDVSRLLASQDTDQQPAYTTPLLPRDPAAAITDGRFHRVPVLIGNNHDEGNGWAAGIIQASHPVTPSTWPDVVAAFFPSPGQAKAIVREYPVHRTDGGPVFGAVIGDADFACPTARTDGLLTAHVPVWRYEFADEHAPPLTPGTPPFPLGAPHASELPYLFDLGGRPRDLTAAQHRLADTMIDYWTRFARTADPNGPSSPHWSRQTVLSLKPDHIVPTRTAQPRHHCTFWNALG, encoded by the coding sequence ATGAGCATGCACCGCATCCTGACCACCCTGGGCTGCGCCTTGACCGCCGTGCTCGCGACGGCCTGGTCCGCAGCGCCACCGACCCAGCCCGCCCGGCCCCCCGTCACGACGGTACGTATCCACGACGGCCCGGTGCGGGGCGCCGCCCACGACGGCTACCGCACCTTCGAGGGCATCCCCTACGCGGCGCCCCCGGTCGGCAGGCTGCGCTGGGCGCCGCCCCGCCGCGCGGCCCCCTGGTCCGGGGTACGGGACGCGACCCGGCCCGCGAGCGCCTGCCCGCAGCCGGCCGGCGAGGTGCCCGGCGGCAGCACCGACGAGGACTGTCTGCACCTGAACGTCACCACGCCCGACGGTGCGGGACGGGCTCACCCCCGGCCGGTGGTCGTATGGCTGCACGGCGGCGGCTTCACCTCCGGAGCGGGCAGCTCCTACGACGCCCACCGCATGGCCACCCGCGGCGACGTCGTGGTCGTCACCGTCAACTACCGCCTCGGGGCCCTCGGTTTCCTCGCGCACAGCGGGCTGCCCGGCTCCGGCACCTTCGGCCTGGCCGACCAGCAGGCGGCGCTGCGCTGGGTCCGCGCCGAGATCAGCGCCTTCGGCGGCGACGCGCACAACGTGACGCTGGCCGGCGAGTCGGCGGGCGGCTACAGCGTCTGCGCCCAGCTCGCCTCGCCCGCTGCCGCGGGGCTCTTCGACCGGGCGCTCATCGAGAGCGGCCCGTGCACAGGCCGCCCCGACCGGCCGTTCGCCCCGTCCTCCGTTCCCCTGTCCGCGGCGCGCGCCGCGGGCGCGGGCCTCGCGGCGAAGGTCGGCTGCGGCTCTGCCCGCGACGTGATGGCCTGCCTGCGGCGTGTGGACGTCTCGCGTCTGCTCGCGTCTCAGGACACCGATCAACAGCCCGCGTACACCACCCCGTTGCTGCCCCGCGACCCAGCAGCGGCGATCACGGACGGCCGCTTCCACCGCGTCCCCGTGCTCATCGGCAACAACCACGACGAGGGCAACGGCTGGGCCGCCGGGATTATCCAGGCCAGCCATCCCGTCACGCCCTCCACCTGGCCCGATGTCGTGGCCGCCTTCTTCCCCTCCCCGGGGCAGGCGAAGGCGATCGTCCGCGAGTACCCGGTGCATCGCACCGACGGGGGCCCGGTCTTCGGCGCAGTCATCGGCGACGCCGACTTCGCCTGCCCGACGGCGCGCACCGACGGCCTGCTCACCGCCCATGTGCCCGTCTGGCGCTACGAGTTCGCCGACGAGCACGCCCCACCGCTCACCCCGGGCACACCGCCGTTCCCGCTCGGCGCACCGCACGCGAGCGAACTGCCCTACCTGTTCGACCTGGGCGGCCGCCCCCGCGACCTGACCGCGGCACAGCACCGGCTGGCCGACACCATGATCGACTACTGGACCCGCTTCGCCCGCACCGCCGACCCCAACGGCCCGTCGTCCCCGCACTGGTCCCGGCAGACGGTGCTGTCCCTGAAGCCGGACCACATCGTCCCCACCCGCACGGCACAGCCCCGCCACCACTGCACGTTCTGGAACGCCCTCGGATGA
- a CDS encoding DUF4265 domain-containing protein, producing the protein MGDTGEKIKVWFRFVPREGWFPQDTEGLWGTKLSEDTARVRNVPFLQDGVAEGDVVRFATDSDGLHWAVGRVSASGNCTVRVVPVPDGPLGRSPHAVHQCLSAFGLGGEVFSEEFPMVAFTVPAGADFAGVKALLAQGEGEGWWHHEVGCANDEWWNA; encoded by the coding sequence ATGGGCGACACAGGCGAGAAGATCAAGGTCTGGTTCCGGTTCGTTCCTCGCGAGGGATGGTTTCCGCAGGACACCGAGGGTCTATGGGGGACGAAACTCAGCGAGGACACTGCCAGGGTGCGGAACGTCCCTTTCCTCCAGGACGGAGTGGCTGAGGGCGACGTGGTGCGGTTCGCCACCGATTCCGATGGACTCCACTGGGCTGTGGGACGGGTCAGCGCCTCTGGCAACTGCACCGTTCGCGTTGTGCCCGTCCCCGACGGACCCCTGGGACGCAGCCCTCATGCGGTACACCAGTGCCTTTCAGCGTTCGGGCTCGGAGGGGAGGTCTTCAGCGAGGAGTTCCCCATGGTGGCCTTCACCGTTCCCGCTGGGGCGGACTTCGCCGGTGTCAAGGCGCTCCTGGCTCAAGGTGAAGGAGAAGGCTGGTGGCATCATGAGGTCGGCTGCGCCAACGACGAGTGGTGGAACGCCTGA
- a CDS encoding MFS transporter produces the protein MSAALAPLRHCPFRHLFIGTTANLLGNGVAPIALAFAVLDATGSVGSLGLVVGAHSLTSIVFLLYGGVLADRLPRGPLLVGSSVVSAASQAMVAALVLTHSATIPILMVLAAVNGASGSCYQPAAQALLPQTVPVESRRAALALSRIAGSSAMIVGASLGGVLVAAVGPGWGLAVDALSFALAAASFALVRVQVAPPAPSPGVVHELRVGWQEFTSRNWVWVIVVAFCFLNAGITASFTVLGPAVADTTGIGRTGWGLAVAAGSLGAVAGGVLSLRWRPRRAILVGCALMGLTAMIPLLLALAPYTWVLVVANFVAGVGIEQAGVAWYSTLNEQIPEDRLARVYAYDDLGSYLALPLAQFAAGPAVLLLGLHATLYAAAALILLATLTMVATPSIRALAPKTAEPLPASEDPVPG, from the coding sequence ATGTCTGCCGCCCTGGCGCCACTGCGTCACTGCCCGTTCCGTCACCTCTTCATCGGTACGACGGCCAACCTGCTCGGCAACGGGGTGGCGCCGATCGCCCTGGCATTCGCCGTGCTCGACGCCACTGGCTCGGTCGGCTCGCTCGGGTTGGTGGTCGGCGCCCACTCCCTCACCAGCATCGTCTTCCTGCTGTACGGCGGGGTGTTGGCGGACCGGCTGCCGCGCGGCCCGCTGCTGGTCGGCAGCAGCGTGGTCAGCGCCGCGAGCCAGGCGATGGTCGCCGCCCTGGTCCTCACCCACAGCGCCACCATCCCCATACTCATGGTGCTCGCCGCGGTCAACGGGGCGTCAGGTTCCTGCTACCAGCCCGCCGCCCAGGCCCTGCTGCCCCAGACCGTGCCGGTCGAGTCCCGCCGCGCCGCCCTCGCGCTCTCCCGGATCGCGGGCAGCAGCGCGATGATCGTGGGTGCCTCGCTGGGCGGTGTACTGGTCGCCGCGGTCGGCCCCGGCTGGGGCCTGGCCGTCGACGCGCTCAGCTTCGCGCTCGCCGCCGCGTCCTTCGCGCTGGTCCGCGTCCAGGTCGCGCCGCCCGCGCCCAGCCCCGGCGTAGTGCATGAACTGCGCGTCGGCTGGCAGGAGTTCACCTCCCGCAATTGGGTGTGGGTGATCGTGGTGGCCTTCTGCTTCCTCAACGCCGGCATCACCGCCTCGTTCACCGTCCTCGGCCCGGCCGTCGCCGACACCACCGGGATCGGCCGCACCGGCTGGGGCCTGGCCGTCGCCGCGGGCTCGCTCGGCGCGGTCGCCGGCGGCGTACTGTCGCTGAGATGGCGGCCCCGGCGCGCGATCCTGGTCGGCTGCGCGCTGATGGGCCTGACGGCGATGATTCCGCTCCTGCTCGCGCTCGCCCCGTACACCTGGGTGCTGGTCGTGGCCAACTTCGTGGCGGGCGTGGGCATCGAGCAGGCCGGCGTCGCCTGGTACTCGACCCTCAACGAGCAGATCCCCGAGGACCGCCTTGCCCGCGTCTACGCCTACGACGACCTCGGCTCCTACCTCGCGCTCCCGCTCGCCCAGTTCGCCGCCGGACCCGCCGTACTCCTCCTCGGCCTCCATGCCACCCTCTACGCGGCCGCCGCGCTCATCCTCCTCGCCACCCTCACCATGGTCGCCACCCCCTCCATCCGCGCGCTGGCCCCGAAGACCGCAGAACCGCTGCCCGCCTCCGAAGATCCGGTGCCTGGCTGA
- a CDS encoding carbon-nitrogen hydrolase family protein, with protein sequence MREASAQGARIVHFPEGAICFPSKFVMSVDGPDAVGPADWDRCEWPVLQSELAAIAELAGELRLWTVIASVHRLTGPNRPHNSLYVISDRGGVVTRYDERLLSKTKVSYMYSPGVSPVTFEVDGVRFGCLLGMEIHYPELWAEYEKLDGVLFSTSGTPGNTAAQAQGHATVNSYWVSLSVPSQHSATAPSGIVAPNGDWLARCPADDSPSVAVVNLDDSSEAAADAVTYGRPWRREARAGIYTEHQVSDPRSEDRTAAF encoded by the coding sequence ATGCGCGAGGCCAGTGCTCAGGGAGCGAGGATCGTGCACTTTCCGGAAGGCGCGATCTGCTTTCCCAGCAAGTTCGTCATGTCCGTCGACGGCCCGGACGCGGTCGGCCCGGCGGACTGGGATCGGTGCGAGTGGCCGGTGCTCCAATCGGAGTTGGCTGCGATCGCCGAGCTGGCTGGCGAGTTGCGGTTGTGGACGGTGATCGCATCGGTGCACCGCTTGACCGGCCCGAACCGTCCACACAACAGCCTCTACGTCATCTCCGATCGCGGCGGGGTCGTCACGCGTTATGACGAGCGCTTGCTGTCGAAGACGAAGGTCTCGTACATGTACTCGCCGGGCGTCTCACCGGTGACCTTCGAGGTCGACGGTGTGCGCTTCGGCTGCCTGCTCGGCATGGAGATCCACTACCCGGAGTTGTGGGCGGAATACGAGAAGCTGGATGGCGTCCTGTTCTCCACCAGCGGCACTCCGGGTAACACCGCTGCCCAAGCCCAAGGTCACGCCACGGTCAACAGCTACTGGGTCAGCTTGTCAGTGCCCTCACAGCACAGCGCCACCGCGCCGTCCGGAATCGTCGCTCCCAACGGCGACTGGCTTGCGCGGTGCCCCGCGGACGACTCGCCATCGGTAGCCGTCGTGAACCTCGACGACAGTTCCGAGGCCGCCGCCGACGCAGTGACCTACGGGCGTCCCTGGCGTCGTGAGGCGCGCGCGGGCATCTACACGGAGCATCAGGTGAGCGACCCGCGCAGCGAAGACCGGACAGCGGCCTTCTAG